AAGAAACATTCGTAATTACCGTTTTTAATTGCTTCATAAAAAATTTCAACAGCATAATCAGTTGTTCCTCCACCGGCTTCAGTTTTATAACTTATCAAACCGGGATACCTTATACTTCTTACATCAACATCATATTGATTATAAAAATATTCGCACCATCTTTCTCCGGCAAGCTTACTGATACCGTAAACCGTAGAAGGCTCTGTAATAGTAAGTTGGGAGGTGTTAACACGAGGCGTTGTGGGACCGAAAACAGCAATTGAACTTGGCCAAAAAACCTTTTTAATATCTTCTACAACTTTGGCTAAATCCAAAATATTCAACAAACTTTGCATGTTAATATGCCAAGCTTGCAGTGGAAGTTTTTCTGCATTACCGGATAATACAGCAGCCAAATGATAGATTTGTGTGATTTTATGACGTATAACGTAATGTATCAAACGTTTATCGTCCATAACGTCTAATATTGCAGAAGGGCCGGCTTTTTTAATATCTTTCGGGATGTCTTTAATGTCTGTTGCATAAACATTTTCGTTTCCGTGAATTGCTCTCATAGCTGTAACAAGCTCGGAACCAATTTGTCCGGCAGCACCAATAATCAAAATTCTTTCCATATTTTTTTTTTTCCAAAAGTAAACATTCTAAAGAAATGAAAAGCAAAAAATAAAAGAAAAATTGTCGTTTAAAAAAACATTACTATTTTTATGTTATTAATGTGTAAATATTTACTTATGAAACACCCATGAGAACAAAATTTCACACAAAGCAGCATGAATAACAAACCATGTTAATTACTTGCATATAGTTGCAGGTGTTCCTATGTGCAGAGCAAAACAAATAAAAAATGAAAAGCACCCAATTTGCACAATATTAATTAATTGTAAAAATTTAGACACATGAAAAGAATTATCTTTATTC
The window above is part of the Bacteroidales bacterium genome. Proteins encoded here:
- a CDS encoding NAD-dependent epimerase/dehydratase family protein, giving the protein MERILIIGAAGQIGSELVTAMRAIHGNENVYATDIKDIPKDIKKAGPSAILDVMDDKRLIHYVIRHKITQIYHLAAVLSGNAEKLPLQAWHINMQSLLNILDLAKVVEDIKKVFWPSSIAVFGPTTPRVNTSQLTITEPSTVYGISKLAGERWCEYFYNQYDVDVRSIRYPGLISYKTEAGGGTTDYAVEIFYEAIKNGNYECFLKEDTALPMMFMEDAVNATIKLMEAPKENIKIRSSYNVGGISFAPKGIAAEIKKHLPDFKITYNPDFRQPIAESWPQSIDDSQAQKDWGLETKYNITKLTNTMLEGVRTKFSSK